The Amblyomma americanum isolate KBUSLIRL-KWMA chromosome 5, ASM5285725v1, whole genome shotgun sequence genome window below encodes:
- the LOC144135204 gene encoding uncharacterized protein LOC144135204 gives MDAKRTVLIFATVLLMSSAASSDEETCSFHDKHLERAIYDFVAKLPAERVETVDSDDETPGESPPAANVTKFRFLGLNTLRPFGPFFTFCPNGTRVVQFDLANENPLVLIGSFTGDSSKVHEIESRAFLVRFTAQFAVTGSGETVKIHHRVNMPVSMTGLSFGIKGGDKDADEALASFTRTLPPHFLYDLWHGMLFSELEALFAEIAPKP, from the exons ATGGACGCTAAGAGGACAGTCCTTATTTTCGCAACTGTACTACTGATGTCCAGTGCTGCGTCATCGGATGAAG AGACCTGCTCGTTCCATGATAAGCATCTCGAACGTGCAATATACGATTTCGTTGCCAAGCTTCCAGCTGAGCGGGTCGAAACCGTAGACAGCGACGATGAAACACCGGGGGAGTCACCTCCAGCCGCGAACGTGACCAAGTTCAGATTTCTCGGCCTCAACACGCTGCGTCCGTTCGGGCCTTTCTTTACATTCTGCCCTAACGGAACCCGCGTGGTTCAGTTCGATCTGGCCAACGAGAATCCTCTGGTCCTCATCGGATCCTTCACTGGAGACAGCAGCAAAGTCCACGAAATCGAAAGCCGGGCGTTTCTTGTGAGGTTTACTGCACAGTTTGCCGTCACTGGCTCCGGCGAGACTGTCAAAATTCATCATCGAGTGAACATGCCCGTTTCTATGACAGGGCTCTCGTTTGGAATTAAAGGTGGCGACAAGGACGCCGACGAAGCCCTGGCATCTTTCACACGCACACTACCTCCGCACTTTCTTTATGATTTGTGGCATGGAATGCTCTTTTCCGAGCTGGAAGCACTTTTTGCTGAAATAGCGCCCAAGCCTTAA
- the LOC144135203 gene encoding uncharacterized protein LOC144135203: protein MGRSTALGVCLWMLLGLEVACSCFFSHGDPDQGRSHYNSDFCDSYYTSQLQNALDSALRLPAEFSSDFTTANRQNYKKPFVVTGLNWLRRSGPLRSYCELHRRVLKFKLESTMPVVTTLKWNIGLDGPVNITYHGMSVALEMPVYREITSDCHARAIVPVRPRAFSLHSSQITVDDQHGRLKDKFLRHHAERWAGAIIKKSLIDDHIVENMDRMRLSL from the exons ATGGGCCGAAGCACAGCACTGGGTGTTTGCCTCTGGATGCTGCTAGGACTTGAAGTGGCCTGCTCTTGCTTTT TTAGCCACGGTGATCCAGACCAGGGACGCAGCCACTACAACTCTG ATTTCTGCGACTCCTACTACACCAGTCAATTGCAAAACGCCCTTGACTCTGCCCTTCGGTTGCCAGCCGAGTTCTCCTCCGACTTCACTACTGCGAATCGACAGAATTATAAGAAGCCTTTCGTTGTCACTGGTTTAAATTGGCTTCGACGCAGTGGACCACTACGTAGCTACTGCGAACTCCATAGGAGG GTCCTAAAGTTCAAGCTGGAATCAACAATGCCGGTTGTGACAACGCTGAAGTGGAACATTGGGCTTGACGGTCCCGTCAACATTACGTATCATGGCATGAGCGTTGCTTTAGAAATGCCGGTCTATCGTGAAATCACATCAGACTGTCATGCCAGAGCTATTGTTCCCGTCCGCCCAAGGGCTTTCTCACTTCACTCCTCACAAATCACAGTGGACGACCAGCACGGGAGATTAAAGGATAAATTTTTAAGGCATCATGCCGAAAGATGGGCAGGAGCAATCATCAAGAAGTCATTGATTGACGACCATATCGTGGAAAACATGGATCG AATGCGTCTCTCCTTATGA